From a single Lolium rigidum isolate FL_2022 chromosome 7, APGP_CSIRO_Lrig_0.1, whole genome shotgun sequence genomic region:
- the LOC124673199 gene encoding cytochrome P450 716B1-like, producing the protein MDYYLLKIVGLTVTASAIAIHLLIKVRKSGPANLPPGSLGLPVIGQTLGVLRAARANSGNRWIQDRVDIHGPVWKASVLCTPTVFLTGPAANKFVFFSSALRARTPRSFRRIFGDKSIVDMHGEDHRRIRGALMEFLKPDMLKLYVGRVDAQVRRHLRENWRGRTTVRVLPLMKRLTFDVVSELLLGLERGAVRDALVEDFRRMVEGVFAVPVDLPFTTFRRSLEASRRARLLLEGITRDKKTMLGLGKASPSSDLITRLLSLTDGHGEQLLTDEEIVDNGMFALVAGHDTTSMLMASMVRHLASDPATLAAMVQEHEDIASNKAEGEALTWEDLSKMKLTWRVAQETLRIDPPFFGNVRTTLEDIKFDGYRIPKGWQVFWTAKVTHMDPRIFHEPAQFDPSRFESQSPVTPPCSFVAFGGGPRICPAIEFTKMETLVTMHYLVRHFRWMLCCNPVLSPLHGLPIELEHRTSLCI; encoded by the exons ATGGATTATTATTTGCTCAAAATCGTAGGACTCACTGTCACGGCCTCGGCCATAGCCATCCACCTGCTGATCAAAGTCAGGAAATCAGGTCCGGCGAATCTGCCCCCTGGCTCCCTGGGTCTGCCGGTGATCGGCCAGACCCTCGGCGTTCTCCGAGCCGCACGCGCCAACAGCGGCAACCGGTGGATACAGGACCGGGTCGACATACACGGGCCAGTTTGGAAGGCATCGGTACTGTGCACGCCGACGGTATTCCTCACGGGCCCGGCGGCCAACAAGTTCGTCTTCTTCAGCAGCGCGCTGCGGGCGAGGACGCCCCGGTCCTTCCGTCGTATCTTCGGGGACAAGAGCATTGTGGACATGCACGGCGAGGATCACCGGCGCATCCGCGGCGCGCTCATGGAGTTCCTCAAGCCGGACATGCTGAAGCTGTACGTCGGGAGGGTCGACGCCCAGGTGAGGCGCCACCTGCGGGAGAACTGGCGCGGCCGCACCACCGTGCGGGTGCTGCCGCTCATGAAGCGCCTGACGTTCGACGTCGTCTCCGAGCTGCTCTTGGGCCTCGAGAGGGGCGCCGTGCGGGACGCCCTGGTCGAGGACTTCCGGCGAATGGTCGAGGGCGTTTTTGCAGTCCCGGTGGACCTCCCGTTCACGACGTTCCGCCGGAGCCTCGAGGCCAGCCGAAGGGCCCGGCTGCTGCTCGAGGGGATCACGCGTGACAAGAAGACTATGCTGGGGTTGGGCAAGGCCTCGCCAAGCAGCGACCTCATCACCCGCCTGCTCAGCCTGACGGACGGCCATGGCGAGCAGCTGCTTACCGATGAGGAGATCGTCGACAACGGCATGTTCGCCCTGGTCGCCGGCCATGACACCACGTCCATGCTCATGGCGTCCATGGTCCGGCACCTTGCCAGTGATCCGGCTACCCTTGCCGCTATGGTGCAAG AGCATGAGGACATTGCAAGCAACAAGGCTGAAGGAGAGGctctgacctgggaagacttgtcAAAGATGAAGCTAACATGGCGAGTTGCACAGGAGACACTTCGCATCGACCCTCCCTTCTTTGGCAATGTCAGAACAACACTAGAGGACATCAAGTTCGACGGCTACCGTATCCCAAAAGGATGGCAG GTGTTTTGGACCGCAAAAGTGACACACATGGATCCGAGAATCTTCCACGAACCGGCTCAGTTTGACCCCTCCCGGTTTGAGAGCCAATCACCTGTGACGCCACCATGCTCCTTCGTCGCGTTTGGTGGTGGCCCCAGAATATGCCCCGCGATTGAGTTTACCAAGATGGAAACATTGGTGACGATGCACTACCTTGTGAGACACTTCAGATGGATGCTCTGCTGCAACCCCGTGTTGTCGCCGCTGCATGGCCTACCGATAGAACTCGAGCACAGAACCTCTCTTTGCATTTGA